AAAAGCGTTTTCAAAAACTCTTCTGTCTGAGCCTTTGCTTTTTCAAGCTTAAGAGCGTATACAAAAAAATCCTTCTCAAAATCTGGGTTTATGTGATCTCCATCAAAGATCTTCTTCCCTTTCTCTGTAGAAAAACCTGGGCATGTTAGGTCCATGGCTAAACACCCTTGACTTATAAAGAAAGGGTACTGCTTGCAAGTATAAGGTTTTTCATCTTCCAATGTACAACCTTTCCCCTCCCTTAGATAAACGCATCCCCTTTTGTCCTCTCTGAGCCTTAGATAAGCACACAAAAGAGGGTTTTCGTTGCCCTGCTGATCTACTTCTACTGTTATAACCACAGGAAAGTACTTGGAAAGCCTTGGAACCTCATCCAACGCTATAAAAGTTCGATCGGGTATAAAACAACAGCTTGAAGGACATAGAGACTTTAAGCATTCCCATTTCAAGTTTTTGTCCTTTTCCGGATCCATTTGGCGTACGTGGGAAAAAAGCATGAGAAAAGATTATAAAAAATTTTGACTTTTTCCTTGCAAGAGCTAAAATATTTACTTTAGGGAGGTTTAAAAATGGCACTTTTTGTGATGCTTACTACACTAACGGATGAAGGAATGAAAACACTCAAACACAGGCCGGAAAGGATAAAGGAAGTAGATAGAGAGGTGATGGAACGCTTTGGCGTAAAGCTAATAGCCCAGTATGCGGTTATGGGTCCTTACGATTTTGTAAACATCTTAGAGGCACCAGACAACGATACTATCGTCAAGATGGCTATTGAACTTGGCTCAAGGGGTACTATAAGGACCCTCACCATGCCTGCCATTGATGTGGAACAGCTCATAAAGGATCTGCAAGAGCTAAACAAGTGAATGCAAGATACTCTTAAAACCTTCTACAAGGTGATAACGGACTATACGGATCTCAGGTGGGCGAAAACCAGAGATGATCTCATAAGCAAGATAATAAAAGTTCTTAGGGCTTTTTCGGAAGGCAGAGACATACAGGATGTTCTTGCTGAAAGGAGCTTATCTGCGGAAGTAGAAAACTCCTTAAGCTACCTTTATGAATTTTCGCAAAAGAATAGAGAAGAACTTGACAAACTTATAAGCGCTTTGGGTATTTTTGTTAAGTCTCCAGCACCGTGTAAGATGACTATAATAAGACTTGCGGAGGTTTTGCTTGAAGATAGGAGAGATACTAAGGTCAGGGACTTTTAGTGTGTCCTTTGAGTTTTTTCCACCTAAGACAGAGGAGGGAGAAAGAGAGCTTTTTGAAACTATACGAAATCTTGAACATATATCACCCACCTTTGTTTCCGTCACTTACGGAGCTGGAGGAAGCACAAGGGACAGAACCAAAAGAGTAGTAGAAAAAATACACAGGGAGACAAATCTAACAGTCATGGCACACCTCACATGCATAGCCCACTCAAAGCAAGAGATTTTGAATATATTAGAGGAATACAGAAATATAGGTATAGAAAACATATTAGCTTTAAGGGGGGATATGCCTAAAAACCTTGAACCGCCTGCAGATGCGTGCAAGTATGCTTATGAGTTGGTGATGCTCATAAGAGAAAACTTCAAAGAAGCCTTTTCTATAGGTGTAGCCTCTTATCCTGAGGGGCACCCAGAATCTCCCAACATGGAGTGGGAGATAAGGTACTTTAAGAAAAAGGTGTCTGCGGGTGCTGACTTTTCCATAACTCAGATGTTCTTTGTGAACGAATACTATTACAGGTTTGTTGAGCTTTGTCAAAAAGAAGGTGTGTACATACCCATAATACCAGGCATCATGCCTATAACCAATTTTAAGCAGGTGAGCAAATTCGCTTCCATGTGCGGTGCTACCATACCTGATGAGCTAATCAAAAAGTTAGAGCCTTATGCGGATAACCAAGAAGAGACAACCAAGATAGGAGTGGAGTTTGCCATAAGGCAGTGCGAAGACCTTTTGGAAAACGGCGTGCCTGGGCTACACTTTTATACGCTCAATAAATCCAAAGCCACAATACAGATATACGAGGCAATAAAGGATCGCATAGAAGCCCTAAGAAAGGTGGAACTTTAGGGTCCTATCTGTCTGAGGAATGCAGGTATCTCTTCACTTTTTGTCCATCCGCACTCCTCAAGGGCATTGTCAATAGATTCAAGAAGTTTATGGGTTTTTTCCGCAAGGTATCTGATAAAGTCCTCTCTTCTTCCCTTGAACTGTTCTATTTCTTCCAAACTCACCTCGGGAAAGCGCGAGACTATCCTCTCCTTTACTATCTTCCATGCGGTTGGATTGGAATAAAGGTTAAACTCTTTAGCTCTTACCGTTTCCTTTACAGCAAGGCTTTTGAGAAATTCCATCCGTGTAGGTTCTATGGTGATTATAGCCTCAGCCATAAGTGGATCTACCGTGTAGAATATGCCAAACATCTTACCCAGTATCCTTCTCTGGGTTCTTATGATCACATCAATTTTGTCCTGTACCTGTTCTTCCACTTTATCGTAGATAAGCTCGTAGTAATTTAGTTGTTCAAGCTCAAGACCTCCTAAGTACCTTATAAAGTTGGCAAGTTCGTGGTAGCTTGTTTCCCTATCCTCTTGTATTATCTCCTTCTTCACCGCTTTCTCAAGCTCGCCGTAATCTAAGATAACGTCCGTATGTACAGGTGGCACTATGTGGTATGTTTCCGATTCCCATCCTGCCTTTCTGAGAATCTGTTCTGCTCCACTATCGTCTATGTTGTACTTCTGCATTAAAAGTTTTTTTAGTCCTTCTCTGTCTTTTTTGTACTTGTCTAACTCCTCGTCAGGTATATTCACATCAACATAAACAAACTTTTCAACTCCACCCTCCTTTATGAATATGTTCTTTCTACCCTTTATGTGTCTCTTTATAAAAGCCCAGTCTTCTTCTGTCATGATGGGTTCTGGATGCCATTCTCTTGACATCTCCTCCTCAAGCTCAAGGTAAGGAACAGATTCATACCAGGTAGCCTTATTGAGTTTAGACTCTATAACTTCTTCCCCTTCACCTGTTTTTTCTTTTACATACTCTATGAACTCCTTCCTCTTGAACTTGAACCTGTCTATTTCATCAAGAGTAAGTTCAGGAAATAGTATCTTTAGCTTGTAGCGTATGAAGTCCCAGTTTCCAAACAGGTTTTGGGGTTCCAAAGCCTCATAACCGTAGGGGTTAGTTTTGAGAAAATCAAGATAGTACTTTATAAAAGTCCTTACCCTTGGGTCTGTTAGGGCGAGGATCTTTATAAACTCAGGGTCATAAAACTCTATAATGCCCAAAAGCCTAGCTATATTTACTTTTTTAATATTGTGAAGGTGGCAAAGCTCTATCCTGTATCTTTTGGGAATACCACTTTCTACACAGTACTCATTTAACACATCCATTTCAGATTTGAGCATGCTTCTGAAAAAAGCAAGCTTTTCCTTCTGACTGAGTTTTTCTTTGCTCAAAAGTAGCTCCAACATAGTTCCCACCTCCTGTAATGATGAATATAAAGCAGGGTAGCGTTATTCGCTATTAGAAGTCTTTAAAGGTGCATAAAGAATTGTTATTAAAAATCAAGGTCGTAGTCATCTTCAGAAAGTTCTTCCAAATCAGGTTCGTAAGTCTCCACACTTTGTGTGCTTGCGGACTCTAGAGGTCTAAAGCTTGCAGTTTCTTTGATAAAGGCTACCTTTACTATGCCTGTTGGACCTTGCCTTTGTTTTGCTACTATGATCTCCGCTATTCCCTGCTCTTCGGGTGGAGGGGACTTCTTATAGTATTCGGGTCTGTGTATAAAGATGATAAGATCCGCATCCTGCTCTATCTGTCCGCTCTCTCTCAGATCCGCAAGCTGTGGTCTTTTGTCGCTTCTGTGTTCCACCTGACGGGACAGCTGTGCTAAGGCCACTACGGGCACATTGAGTTCCTTTGCCAAAGCTTTTAGGTTTCTGGAGATCTCTGCCACCTCTTCCTGTCTTGAGGATTTTCGTACTGGGGGTCTTAGGAGCTGAAGGTAGTCTATAAAAGCTACCTCCACACCTTTTTCTTTCTTTAGCTTTCTTGTCTTTATCCTTAGGTCTGTGGTTGAAAGGGTAGGTGTGTCATCTATGTATATTTCACAGCGAGAAAGTTCAAGAGCTGCTCCTATGAGCTTGTTTCTCTCTTCCTCTTTTATAAAACCTCTCCTCATGTTCTGAAGAGAAACTCCGGAAAGCATAGAAAGCGCTCTCATGATAAGTTGTTCCTTGCTCATCTCAAGGGAGTATATGACTACAGGGACTTTTTCTTCCATAGCCATGTTTATAGCCATGGAAAGCATAAAACTGGATTTACCCATACCTGGTCTTGCAGCCACTATAATAAGGTCTGAGGGATGAAAGCCTGTGGTTAGTACATCAAGGTCTAAAAAGCCTGTTGCCCTACCTGTGATGAGCTTTTCTTCCTTTCTGTGCTTCTCTATTATGTCTATGACTTTACTTACAACTTCCTTTACATGGTAATAGTGGGTTATGGTTTGCTTTTCGGATATCTCAAGAACCTTGTGGGTTATGAAGTCAATGAGTCTGTTAAAGTCTGGCTCTTCCTTTATGCCTTTAAGAGTGTTTATAGAAAGCTCCATAAGACTTCTAAGTCCTGACTTTTCTTTTACGAGCTTTATGGCTTCTTCCAGCAGAGCACCTTTTGCCGCCTCGTCAACAAGAGCATAAACAAATGACATGTCTATCCTACCGCTTAGCCCATACCTGTTTATGTATTCTCGCAGAACTATATCATCCCAGTCTTTACCTTTATCTTCCCAAAGCTTGTAAAGTAGAGAAAAAAGAAGTCTATGATTTTCCAAGTAAAAATCTTCCTCTCTGAGGTACTCAAGTACCTGAGGTATAGTTTCTGGATCAAGGATCATGGCTCCCAGTATGGCTCTTTCTGCCAACTCGTCGTGAGGGGGATCTATGTCTAAATATGTCATAGGTGCTGATGATTATAAAATATTACCATGAGCCTAAAAGACAAGCTAATAGACTACGCAAATTTAGTGAAGTTTGAACACACGATATTTGCTCTCCCTTTTGCATTAGCTTCTGTTTTAATACTGTATAAATCCTTCCCAAGCTGGTGGAAGATTTTTTGGATAGTTTTTGCTTTGGTCAGTGCAAGAACTGCGGGAATGGCTCTAAACAGACTTATAGACCTACCTATAGACGAAAAAAACCCAAGAACTAAAAACTGGGTGCATGTTTCCGGTAGAGTAAAAAAGCACGAAATAATAATTCTTATCATCATATCCTGTGTATTATTTGTATTTTCCGCACTTTTTATAAATTTTTACGCTTTTTTATTGTCTCCTATTGTTATATTTCTCCTCTGGCTTTACCCTTACTCAAAGCGCTTTACAAACTTTCCGCATCTTGTTCTTGGAGTGATCTACTTTCTCATACCCATAGGTGTGGATATAGCTCTGAACGAAAAGGTGTCTCTTCTTTCGGTTTTGTTAGGAACTGCCATGGCTTTTTGGGTTGCTGGTTTTGACATACTTTATTCTCTTCAAGACTATGAGTTTGACAAGCAACATCACATAAAGTCCGTAGCTGTAAAGTTTGGCATAGAATCCGCTATAGCTCTGTCAAGGCTATTCCATGTTATCACTTTCTTTTCCCTCGTGCTTGTAGGTCTTATCTCCCCCCAGTTGGGTTATATTTACTTTATAGGTCTTTTGGTTCTTGCGGGCTTTCTTTTCTACGAACATAGCCTTATAAAACCCC
The Hydrogenobacter hydrogenophilus DNA segment above includes these coding regions:
- a CDS encoding UbiA-like polyprenyltransferase, whose translation is MSLKDKLIDYANLVKFEHTIFALPFALASVLILYKSFPSWWKIFWIVFALVSARTAGMALNRLIDLPIDEKNPRTKNWVHVSGRVKKHEIIILIIISCVLFVFSALFINFYAFLLSPIVIFLLWLYPYSKRFTNFPHLVLGVIYFLIPIGVDIALNEKVSLLSVLLGTAMAFWVAGFDILYSLQDYEFDKQHHIKSVAVKFGIESAIALSRLFHVITFFSLVLVGLISPQLGYIYFIGLLVLAGFLFYEHSLIKPHDLSKINKAFFTVNGYISLIFLFVVLLDRLF
- a CDS encoding SapC family protein; its protein translation is MKWECLKSLCPSSCCFIPDRTFIALDEVPRLSKYFPVVITVEVDQQGNENPLLCAYLRLREDKRGCVYLREGKGCTLEDEKPYTCKQYPFFISQGCLAMDLTCPGFSTEKGKKIFDGDHINPDFEKDFFVYALKLEKAKAQTEEFLKTLFERDLVVGYKLVFEKVEISFNAVDEDKLLELPKDVLKEFSSKGYLRIIYAHLNSLQNWEKLIRRLNL
- a CDS encoding GYD domain-containing protein, which produces MALFVMLTTLTDEGMKTLKHRPERIKEVDREVMERFGVKLIAQYAVMGPYDFVNILEAPDNDTIVKMAIELGSRGTIRTLTMPAIDVEQLIKDLQELNK
- the dnaB gene encoding replicative DNA helicase; this translates as MTYLDIDPPHDELAERAILGAMILDPETIPQVLEYLREEDFYLENHRLLFSLLYKLWEDKGKDWDDIVLREYINRYGLSGRIDMSFVYALVDEAAKGALLEEAIKLVKEKSGLRSLMELSINTLKGIKEEPDFNRLIDFITHKVLEISEKQTITHYYHVKEVVSKVIDIIEKHRKEEKLITGRATGFLDLDVLTTGFHPSDLIIVAARPGMGKSSFMLSMAINMAMEEKVPVVIYSLEMSKEQLIMRALSMLSGVSLQNMRRGFIKEEERNKLIGAALELSRCEIYIDDTPTLSTTDLRIKTRKLKKEKGVEVAFIDYLQLLRPPVRKSSRQEEVAEISRNLKALAKELNVPVVALAQLSRQVEHRSDKRPQLADLRESGQIEQDADLIIFIHRPEYYKKSPPPEEQGIAEIIVAKQRQGPTGIVKVAFIKETASFRPLESASTQSVETYEPDLEELSEDDYDLDF
- the metF gene encoding methylenetetrahydrofolate reductase [NAD(P)H] yields the protein MKIGEILRSGTFSVSFEFFPPKTEEGERELFETIRNLEHISPTFVSVTYGAGGSTRDRTKRVVEKIHRETNLTVMAHLTCIAHSKQEILNILEEYRNIGIENILALRGDMPKNLEPPADACKYAYELVMLIRENFKEAFSIGVASYPEGHPESPNMEWEIRYFKKKVSAGADFSITQMFFVNEYYYRFVELCQKEGVYIPIIPGIMPITNFKQVSKFASMCGATIPDELIKKLEPYADNQEETTKIGVEFAIRQCEDLLENGVPGLHFYTLNKSKATIQIYEAIKDRIEALRKVEL